A genome region from Primulina eburnea isolate SZY01 chromosome 9, ASM2296580v1, whole genome shotgun sequence includes the following:
- the LOC140840833 gene encoding uncharacterized protein, with protein MAMLERIDLDMRGSMEVKLDSDHGILDTFYKKRESDLVTFRNVHNISQIDYFLVRSQDLSSSKDCMVILGEYSTTQHRLLMLDLCLKSGSKVNNDHIRLWIKWRTMKGDAFQILSDKILDSQLVLEGCEDVRRKDKIDTSGLFELMANHIKSGVREVLGKAKRKGRHDKETWSIKHEDGRILMQGNVIPDRRMNYFKKSLNGTSWIKRKRRRGKTDRQCFKNLNDILGEKKKIKSACSPDLEAENKAVVGFSCPDMAAFTNPLSAVTSDSMWITLRRRMERTPRNSSNRMQCRCRHMLASPRRQLVVFALLSLSYEVVPLRARAGSEEGGLSGALKSLFDPNEKTQSGKVLPKAYLKSAREVLKTLRESLQEDTKDMAKFRRTADAAKESIRGYLSGWRGQNIVSSEESYVMIEKAIRSLANFYSKAGPSAPLPEDVKAEILSNLSAAEQSL; from the exons ATGGCCATGTTGGAAAGGATAGATTTGGATATGAGAGGGTCCATGGAGGTCAAGTTAGATAGTGATCATGGGATACTAGACACTTTCTATAAGAAGAGGGAGAGTGATTTAGTAACCTTTAGGAATGTGCATAATATAAGTCAAATTGATTACTTTCTTGTAAGGAGTCAAGACCTAAGTAGTAGTAAAGATTGTATGGTCATACTAGGAGAATACTCGACGACCCAACATAGGCTATTAATGTTAGATCTTTGCCTTAAGAGTGGAAGTAAAGTAAACAATGATCATATTAGACTGTGGATCAAATGGCGGACTATGAAGGGAGATGCATTTCAAATTCTTAGTGATAAGATTTTAGATAGTCAGTTAGTCCTCGAAGGATGTGAGGATGTAAGGCGTAAGGATAAGATCGATACCTCTGGGTTATTTGAACTCATGGCTAACCATATAAAGAGTGGGGTAAGGGAAGTACTTGGAAAGGCTAAAAGGAAGGGAAGACATGACAAAGAGACATG GAGTATCAAGCATGAAGATGGTAGAATTTTAATGCAAGGTAATGTTATACCAGATAGGCGGATGAATTACTTTAAGAAGTCACTCAACGGGACAA gttGGATAAAAAGAAAGAGAAGACGTGGCAAGACGGACAGACAGtgtttcaagaatttgaatgacATTCTAGGAGAGAAGAAGAAGATTAAAAGTGCTTGTTCCCCTGATTTG GAGGCGGAGAACAAGGCAGTGGTTGGATTTTCATGCCCTGATATGGCAGCATTTACGAACCCCCTTTCTGCTGTCACATCGGATTCCA TGTGGATCACCTTGCGGCGTAGAATGGAAAGGACTCCTCGCAACTCATCAAATAGAATGCAATGCAGATGTCGACACATGCTGGCATCCCCTCGTCGCCAGCTCGTTGTATTTGCATTGCTGAGTTTGAGCTACGAGGTAGTGCCGTTACGGGCTCGCGCTGGATCAGAAGAGGGTGGTCTGTCGGGGGCCTTGAAGTCGTTGTTTGATCCTAATGAGAAAACACAGTCCGGGAAGGTGTTGCCCAAGGCTTACCTGAAATCCGCGCGGGAAGTATTGAAAACGCTGCGTGAGTCGCTTCAGGAGGACACGAAAGACATGGCTAAGTTCAGACGGACCGCCGACGCTGCCAAGGAATCGATCCGAGGATATCTGAGTGGCTGGAGGGGGCAAAACATAGTATCCAGTGAG GAATCGTATGTGATGATCGAGAAAGCTATAAGATCTCTGGCCAACTTCTACTCAAAGGCTGGGCCCTCTGCGCCGCTTCCGGAGGATGTGAAGGCCGAGATTTTGAGTAACTTGTCCGCGGCCGAACAATCTCTGTGA
- the LOC140840470 gene encoding uncharacterized protein: MRSLMWVIQLLVIVAFFDTTCSQSEIPPVCSPADRAALLGFKAGILKDTTGIMSTWAGEDCCGGGWEGVECDPITGRVIRLMLQRPSSDEIFMKGILSPSLSNLRFLEMMVISGMRRITGMIPEGFSNLTQLTHLILDDNSLKGNIPATVGRLPLLQALSLSGNLLTGQIPATFGKLKRLLQLNLAKNLLTGSIPLSLSLLQSLESLDFSFNSLSGSIPYFLGKLQNLTYLVLTGNQFSGQIPITFCNLNKLSELSIDQNLLSGRIPAQIGKLKSVSVLRLSSNKLTGQIPESISLLGNLWNLNLSRNLFTDPLPNAALSEGLPSLLSIDLSYSGLDFGTIPDWIRSRELSEIHLAGCKLQGALPNFTKTESLTTLDLSDNYFTSGITNFLTKMTSLQALKISNNLLKADLSSITLPRQISVLDLHSNQLFGSLSGILNNKTGEFMEYVDVSGNQISGSIPEISGGLNIKVLNVANNKIAGHIPSAISNLDKIIRFDISRNQITGTIPTSLGLLLKLQWLDLSINKLTGKIPNSLLGIEALRHANFRSNGLCGVIPQGKPFNIFPAVAYAHNLCLCGKPLLSCKGVKSRK, encoded by the coding sequence ATGCGTTCTCTGATGTGGGTTATCCAGCTTTTGGTGATCGTAGCATTCTTTGATACAACCTGCTCCCAATCAGAAATCCCCCCTGTTtgttcacctgctgacagagcTGCTCTTCTTGGTTTCAAAGCTGGGATTTTGAAGGACACCACGGGCATTATGTCGACGTGGGCGGGTGAAGATTGCTGTGGTGGTGGCTGGGAAGGTGTCGAATGTGATCCGATAACCGGTCGAGTCATCAGGTTGATGCTGCAAAGGCCATCGTCTGATGAAATTTTCATGAAGGGGATTCTGTCTCCTTCTCTAAGCAATTTGCGTTTCTTGGAAATGATGGTGATAAGTGGGATGAGGCGGATCACAGGGATGATTCCCGAGGGGTTTTCGAACCTCACTCAACTCACTCACCTTATTCTCGATGATAATTCATTGAAAGGGAACATCCCTGCCACAGTAGGACGCTTGCCTCTACTCCAGGCACTTTCGTTGAGTGGGAACCTTTTGACAGGCCAAATTCCTGCTACATTTGGAAAATTGAAGCGCCTTCTACAGTTGAATTTAGCCAAGAATTTATTGACAGGCTCAATCCCATTATCTCTCAGTTTGCTTCAAAGCCTGGAATCTCTTGATTTCAGCTTCAACTCGTTGTCTGGTTCCATTCCCTATTTTCTTGGGAAGCTTCAAAATTTGACATATCTTGTGCTTACCGGTAACCAGTTCTCGGGGCAGATACCCATTACTTTCTGCAACCTAAACAAACTCTCGGAGCTTTCAATTGATCAGAATCTGCTGAGTGGAAGAATTCCGGCGCAAATTGGGAAGTTGAAGTCTGTTTCTGTATTGAGGTTGAGCTCTAACAAACTCACAGGTCAAATCCCAGAATCTATATCACTTTTAGGAAACTTGTGGAATCTTAATCTGTCAAGGAATTTGTTCACCGATCCTTTGCCGAATGCTGCACTTTCAGAAGGTCTACCTTCTCTATTGTCAATCGACCTTTCTTACAGTGGTCTCGATTTCGGAACAATTCCTGATTGGATCAGAAGTAGAGAACTTTCTGAAATCCATTTAGCAGGCTGTAAGCTTCAAGGGGCATTACCAAACTTCACAAAGACCGAGTCTTTGACCACCTTAGACTTATCTGACAACTATTTTACTAGCGGGATTACAAATTTCTTGACGAAGATGACTAGTTTGCAGGCACTAAAGATTTCAAACAACTTACTTAAAGCTGATCTTTCTTCAATCACATTGCCACGCCAGATTTCTGTTCTTGATCTCCATTCGAATCAGCTATTTGGTTCTCTGTCAGGGATTCTGAACAACAAAACGGGTGAATTCATGGAATATGTAGATGTATCAGGCAACCAAATTTCCGGAAGCATTCCTGAAATCAGTGGGGGGTTGAACATAAAAGTGCTGAATGTAGCAAATAACAAGATTGCAGGTCATATTCCTAGTGCAATTTCAAACCTCGATAAGATCATAAGGTTTGACATCTCAAGAAATCAAATAACAGGTACAATTCCAACAAGCCTAGGCCTATTGCTGAAATTGCAATGGCTAGACTTGTCCATCAACAAGCTCACTGGAAAAATACCAAATAGCTTGTTGGGAATTGAAGCATTGAGACATGCGAATTTTCGATCTAATGGATTGTGCGGAGTAATTCCTCAAGGAAAACCATTTAATATCTTTCCAGCAGTTGCATATGCTCATAACTTGTGTTTGTGTGGGAAGCCTTTGCTATCTTGTAAGGGGGTGAAATCGAGAAAATGA